TGGGTTCTTAATGTGGTGACATGAACAGACGTTGGGGACAAGGTGGTCCAGACCTTCCATGTGGCTAAATGGGAGATGAGTTCTGTTGGATATTAGTTACAAAGGTGGCAAGGGTCTATCTCTATGTAAAAAGTTAAAAACCACTGCACCATTGTTGCCACTGCAGGAACTGAACTGACTGTAGCAATGATGCAAATTTGAGACCAGAAAGACTAGTACAGATGTCTGCTCCAGGAGTGCAAAGGTGCCAGAAGGCAGCCTAATCTTCATATTGAGAATTCCCCTAGTGTGGAGCAGTCCTTGGATTTCTAGGCAGTGGAAACACTGAATATTTGGCCACACATCCATCTTACCCTGTGTTCAGAATGCTACAATACTCTGCCTATTCTCAGCTGGTGAGTGGGGGGCTGTTACCGGCTGGTGTAGTTCAGAGCAACCCCACATGTTGCTCTGAATTGCTTCAGTGAGAGTTTGGGGCACAGTAGAGAATGGCTCAGTACAGTGATGGGCCATATGAAGCATTGCTGTGCAAACAATAATACTGTAGACTTCAAAATGGGGTGTGTCTTATTACATAGGTATGCATATTGAAAAGTCTATTTTTCTTTATATTGCTTAGGCTAGCAGCACAGTTTTATCCCTCTTAGCATCTGATTTTGTACACTCTTGAAATTGTACAAATCTCAAAGTTGGAGAGCGGGGTAGCTAGTCAGCTACTTTAATTTTGAAAAGTGAATATACACTTTAGTTATTAAAAGCAGATAGTTCAGAAAACTTTAAATACGTATCCACTGAAGCTAGGTTGCTGTTGCTATTGTATTGCCAACTTGTCAAGAATTGACCCTGGGGTATTCGCCACTAAAATGAGATTTCCCAAAAGGAGGGGGATATGGTGTACCTTACAAGAGAATGAAAATAATGTACTTAACATGCATGAAACTTTTTTATTGTATTCCAGTAACCAACATAGGTAATCATAGAATGAAGCTACTTGTGTTCTGACAGAGAGATGTCAGTCTTTAATTGAATGAACTACCTCTGAATACAAATCATACCTTTCAGCTGTATTTCATTATCTAATGACAGGAACTTTAGTCTAAGGGGTtaagttgagggatggattatCAATTGAGGAAGTCACTTTACTTTCTCTTAGTGGTTAATGTTCCCAGCTATAGTAGAATCTGATTCTTTATGTGGAAGAAATTTGCCTTTCATTCTAGGATTGGCCCTTTGATGATGGTGCTCCACCATCCAACCAGATTGTTGATGATTGGCTAAACCTCCTGAAAGTTAAATTCCGTGAAGAACCTGGTTGTTGTATTGCTGTACACTGTGTTGCTGGTCTTGGGAGGTAAGTGAAACTCTAAAATAATCAGAACCCTTTGGAACAGAGATAGTGAAGGCTTTTTCAATTTTTAGGCATAAATATTTCTTTGTAGAAATATAAGAAGTTTCTTTCTAGAAATATAAGTAGTGCCCGGCAGTCAATCTCAGAGTTTACCTGGAATTTATAGGCTGGGAGATGGAGATTAGATCTCATATTTACACAAACCCTTATTCTggattaaggtagggtgtgaattttaAAGCAGAATAGCTATTCTAGAATAACACCATGGTAGGCAAGCCCTAAACCTAGTAGTTAATGTGAAAATACCTGTGCTGTCATGCCTTTTCACAACTGTTTCTTGCTACTTAAAGGAATAAAACAGCAGTGTGCTCTAACTTTAACCTTGTTAAtcaacttttttatatatataaattaaaaaaacttgctactagagctggtcaaatagcagaaaattttaaaattgtatttagtCTATTTGCTGAATAGTACTTGACCAGTTCTATACGCTGGTCAAGTAGTACAAAAAAGCTTGTTGAATAATTTATTCAGAAAATACCAGTGAAAATTGTTGAATATATTAGTTGAATATATTCGTAGTATTATTTGACTCGTTCAACTAGCTACATCCCTTGCTCTTCTTGTCATTTCCTTTCTGGCTCTTTAATCTTAAAATATCTGAGTTGTTCTCAGTGTCACACCTTTTTCTGTTACCTTTTTCCATTCCTCCTGTTTGGAAATATTGCCAGACTCCTAGTAGCTAGAGGACTTTAGCCACAGATGGATGTGGGATAGTGAGaaggaaggaggatcctgggaactacaggccagtcagcctcacctcagtccctggaaaaatcatggagcaggtcctcaaggaatcaattctgaagcacttagaggagaggaaagtgatcaggaacagtcagcatggattcaccaagggcaagtcatgcctgactaatctaattgccttctatgacgagataactggctctgtggatgaggggaaagaagtagacgtgttccttgactttagcaaagtttttgacacgatctcccacagtattcttgccatcaagttaaagaagtatgggctggatgaatggactataaggtggatagaaagctggctcgattgttgggctcaacgggtagtgatcaatggctccatgtctagttggcagccagtatcaagcggagtgccccaaggattggtccttgggccggttttgttcaatgttttcataaatgatctggaggatggtgtggattgcaccctcagcaagtttgcaggtgacactaaaccgggaggagaggtagatacgctggagggtagggataggatagagagggccctagacaaattggaggattgggccaaaagaaatctgatgaggttcaacaaggacaagtgcagagtcctgcacttaggacggaagaatcccatgcaccgctacagactctggaccgaatggctcggcagcagttctgcagaaaaggacctaggggttacagtggatgagaagctggatatgagtcaacagtgtgcccttgttgccaagaaggccaatggcattttgggatgtatatgtaggggcattgccagcaaatggagggacgtgatcattcccctctatttgacattggtgaggcctcatttggagtactgtgtccagttttgggccccacactacaagaaggatgtggaaaaattggagagagtccagcgaagggcaacaaaaatgattaggggactggaacacatgactcatgaggagaggctgagggaactgggattgtttagactgcggaagagaagaatgaggggggatttgatagctgctttcaactacctgaaagggggtcccaaagaggatggatctagactgttcttagtggtagctgatgacagaacaaggagtaatggtctcaagttgcagtgagggaggtttcggttggatattaggaaaaactttttcactaggagggtggtgaaacactggaatgcgttacctagggaggtggtggaatctccttccttagaagttttttaaggtcaggcttgacaaagccctggctgggatgatttagttggggattggtcctgctttgagcagggagttggactagatgacctgctgaggtcccttccaaccctgatattctatgattctaaggagggTGGTGGCACTGTCCAGAGATAACATTTGGTGAGAATCAAGCACCTGCCTACCGGTAGCTGGGAAAGAGTGTAAGTGTTGAGATTCTTTTTTGAGAGCTCGGTCCCTAGATCCTTCTGGGGGACTCCATCTTATTTCTACTAGTTATAGGCTATCATATGAATGATTAAATTTCAAGACTTTCTTCTTTGGCCTACTGGAAGGGGTaccttttttcctcttcctttcgCACCCCAGAACTTCCTGGTCGTGTGTGTCTACTACTCAAGTTTTCTGACTGCTGTGAGGGGGTGTCTCTGGTGCTCTACTCCCTCTTGTGTCGGCCTCTGGGTTTTAAGTCTTCTCAGGTGACTAGCTCCTGTGTGTGTTTGCTGCTTCTAGCTTTCCCAAACAATAGCAGAGTGAAATGGACctaattcttgtcagtttcagttACTGCCTAATCTTATTGAATAACACTGAAAAATAAGACTAGTCAGTTTTTCTTTCTGCTGCCCAAGATAGTATCCAGCATCAGCAGGCATTGGAGCTGTCTGCAGTGTGGAGAattatatttctctttgaaggctTATTTCAGTTGTAAGATGGACATTCTTTTTTAATTGAGCTCATATTCTGCAGAAGTTGACAGCAGTTGCTCATAAAGTTTTGACATGGAAGTGGACTTTCAAGCCTTGACAGCAATACCAAATACTAGTTGCTTGACTTCACTACTTAAGATTCAAATTCTTGGATATGAAAGTGACTTCTCAGCCATAATTACATCTTCCAATATAAATGTGTATTTTTGAGTGTTTAACTCTGAAAACATTTCACTTTGGACTGAAATATTTCATACTTATCAATCTGAAGAACACTTTGGCAAGTCGGGAAAAAGTGTCTCTTGTTTAAAGATAGGCATAAATAATTTGACTTTCACCAGTTAAGACTTTTCAGGTATTCTCTGTAGTCCACCTTGcagttgcttttaaaaatttgctttAGAGCATAGATTTCATTGAGAAGAATTGCTTCTAACTAAATTTGAAGTTTTGTTTCTAAATAGCTGTGATCGTTACAACTGTTAAACAAAACTGAGTTGGGAAATGTGTTGAAACTGTCAGTCAGTGAAGACTCACATGAGGAAAACACGGTCTCCAAAGAGATTTCTTGCAAAAATTGCAGTCTGAAAATGAACACCTAAAGAATGTAGCCACTTTACTCATGCCATAGTCCTTCATCTCCTGAAATGTCACTTTTGGTCAATCTCATTAACATATTGCTTCTCCTATTTCCTAGAGTTGTTTCAAAAACAATTTGTATACTGTGTCAGAATCAAGAAGATATAAATGACTTAAATCCATATAGAAGAGCCATTTTATATGCTTTGAAAAGAATTTGCTGAGGTTTAAAATTTGACTCTTTTGCCATGTACATTCTAAAGACTTCTCTTGTTCTTCCAGAGCTCCAGTGTTGGTTGCCCTTGCACTTATTGAATGTGGAATGAAGTATGAAGATGCAGTGCAGTTTATAAGGCAGTACGTATTAAACTTGCGTCTGTTTATTCTTTTTAAGGCTAAAGTAGATAGTGAGGGGAGACTCATCTATCAAACATAACAGTATACACAAGGGCATTGTGTAGGAATCTGGAGAATAAAGATAATATGTTGCTATGAAACTTGTTCTTCAGATTTAAACATACAGTACATTTATTTCCTAAGTAATATTGAAAAACCAATTAAAGGTTTTAAGTCTGAGACATTTAAACCACCGGCCCATAGGCCAGATCACACCCACTTGATGTATTTACATGAGCCATGTGAAATGTTAATGTGCGCTTCAGGctctgtttttaaactttttagcTTTCATAATTGAAAGATAAGTTTCCAAACAGAACACCATTAATACATCCTTTTCATTAGTCATATGTGCAGAGTGGTAGGTATGCAAGAGAATTAATACACTTGGAACTCAGGTTGAATCTGTAGTACTGATAGCTGGAAACaattcttcttgaattgtaaATCTCATTTTCATAACCGTGTTCAAGAGTAAATATGGATACATGATTTCACTTACCAATTATCTGATCTTAACTACACTTGAGAGATGCCACAGTTCAGACTAGTTTTGAATTGGTTTTGCTCAACACTCTGACAGCTTAATGTTTGTAAGTTTGATGTGAGTCTGTCTTGTGTCCATTTTCACAACTCCCTGGTTTGTACTCACCAGCCTGATGGCATTtcctaaaacaaaacagaatactACCAGTATACCACCACCACCTCAAGCAACAAGCTGTATGGGTCAGCCTTAAACCATGCTATGAAGGTTGACAAAGTTGGGTTCTAATATGACCATATGTTCAAAATTCTTAAAACGGCCACATTTGTGGCAACTTTTTTTGTAGGGTTGCATAAACGGAGTGTGCTTTTTATCACTGCCACCAGCCTCTGATTCAAATCCAATACATTTTTTCCAAAGTAGAGGATTTTTTCCAGTAACTTAGTGTTTTGAATGAATTTATCAATGAGGTACTAAGCAAGTGTAGTTAACGTTCTTTTAGCACAAAAGAACAGCTTTTTCATGTGGTTGTAGGCACTGCCACTTTCCTCCTGAGGGTTTCCCGAGATCCAGGAGAATGCTTAGTGTGCAGAAGCCTTGCCTTAGAGTACATCTGCTGAAGCACCAAATTCTGAATTCCATCTGAAAAGGAGATTAGAGTATGATTAAataagataaaagaaaaaaaaaactacagtGACTGCAACTTGGTgctacatctttttaaaaaaaaaaaaaaaaaaaaaaattcccttgcTCTGGTTACCATGCCATTAACTATCGTTTGCCCTCAACTATCTTAAAGAATGGAggttttttttcatgattttttttcccatgaacGTTGTTATTTCAGGAactatattttatttcagaaagtgatGTTATTTTGTTTCTAAAGATGATTTTCTAACAACTGTCTCTGTTTAGGAAGCGACGCGGAGCCTTTAATAGCAAGCAACTTCTGTATTTGGAGAAATATCGCCCCAAAATGCGCCTGCGTTTTAAAGACTCCAATGGTCACCGAAACAACTGTTGTATTCAGTAAAGCCAGGATGCCTTTGGAGCTGCTGCTTTGGAGCTAGAGGATGGAAACTAGAATTAGGCAAACTACCTGCAGAAAGACATGTAGGGCTGATAAATAGGCTAACTGAAGCTTCCTTAGGAGTCTTTATAGGTTAAAAGTATGGCAGAAATGCAACTTGTCTGTGTAAGTTAATATCCACCTGTTTGGAGAACTAGTAAATGTTTTGCTGTATGCTGTCTTTGAAATGTCTCCTTGGTCATAATTTGTATCAACTGAATTATCTTTGAATCATGTAGCTGATTCTTATTCATCTATTTCCCAGTAATAAAATCTGTCACAGTATGAAGTGTAGAGAGTTTAGGTGCCAAAAACCCAGCACAATATCTATATTTTTTCTGTAAATTACAGTGTAGTTCTTGTGATGCATGAACTACAACTATCTGGACCTTACATTTGTCCTTTTTCCTACAATCATTTCAATATTGAGGATAGGGCCTATATGGTAATCTGTCTACTCTCACTGTATGTTTGTCTCCCGCAATCGCACTAGAATATCAGGATTTGCACAATCTTTGATTTTTACTAAGACTTACAGTGACTTTTTTGGTGTCTTTCAATAACCCTTTCCTTCCATTATCTAAACCTctgcattttacaaatacatcgATTCTCTCTTTACTCATGTAGAAAATAATTCTTTACATTGTACAGAAGCACACAGTCTTTAATGTCTCCTGACAAAAAGCCTTACATTTAAATTAATCTTGGCACTTCATGTGCAACTTAACAGAGGGCCTGAAAAGGATGGGAGGGGCTATTTAATATTTCTAGTAAAATGTTGCCTTTGTCTTGTGCAGGAAGTATAGAATATGCCCTTTactttagtaaatatttttttaaaatgtagaaatgcTTAGTTATTGTAGCTAAAACAATTCTTAATCATAAAATTTCTGAAGATCTTGTAATTTCTTTTACTGTACCTGTTGAAAGTTGTTTACCAACTATTGCTTTGTTGtgtgattatttttgttttgggttttttttccccttgagttTCTGCTATCAACTGGGAAGACCTGTAATATTTTGTATGCCTTTTGAGCTGCGTAACTTAATATTTGGATACTTGataatttgttttattatgtAATTGATAAAGTGGTGTGTACTAATGTTAGTTCAACCATATATTTATACTGTCTTGGGAACGTGTGGTTATAGTTCTGTGGGAGAAATAATTTTGCCAGTGTTCACCAGCTTGTAAAATCTAGTGCGAGAGCTTAAACATCTAAATAAATACTGAAATGCACGTAGTGAGTCTGGTGAAATATTTATAGAGGCTTTTAAGACTTTACTGTGTACTCAATCAGAaatcctaaatatggatttaggagcttaactttaggcacccatttgtTATCTTGGCCCAAGTGTTCTCACTTCTGtaagaaggtaaaaaaaaataaataaatatataccaCACATTTGTACAAAATAGCTGCCACTGACACTCAATTAAAATACTTGCCATTAGGAAGCAATCAAGTTTGAAGTAGCATCTTTAATATTAAATTAGAGCTCGTGTCGCGAAGATGACTGCACATGTAAAGAAACACTACACGGCTGTAtataaaaacacacctttttccaGTCTCAAGGGAACTATCAAAGAATTGTAAAGGAATAATCTGAAACAATTCTACATTATCAAGGTTGACAGTGTGCCTCAACAAAAATATTTGAGAACTGAAACCTGCTTAAATGTAGGTTTCCAAAATGAGTGTGGTGATGTAGATAGCATCCTGATGAGAAGCTGGAGGCTCTTACCAGTAACACATTTTGGGCACCTGAGTTAGTCTCTGACAATAGCCTTGGGTATATATCCCCATTTCTCCCTgttgttggctttttttaaaaaaaaaaaaaaaaaattgagggcaTAATTTATTTTTGCTTGCATTACTTCTTCTGCACAATTAAAGCACTGATCAAACTTGGTATGTATTCTGCATTTTAATAAAGGAAGAAAATCAGAACATATAACTGTACATAAAAATGGGTGTCTCAGCAATTTCTTACTCATTCTTGCCACGCTACAGAGACCTCTGAAAGATTTTATTGAGGAAGGGGTTAGTCCCTATATAACCAGAGTAGTTAACACAGAATAACTTTAAGAAAATTGAAAATTAACTGAGTTCTAAAGAATAAGTGATTTTAATTAATGCTTAGTGGTGTATATTTTAATATGGCATTGTCAGGAAAGATGAGATCCTTTCAAGAACAAAGAAAGCATTACACAAATATACAGATGAGGCACCTGTGTGTTCTGAAGAGGAATGAGATGATTTGAGCATACGAACACTATTACAGAAAACTAAATTATACAGTTCAGTAGGAATAGGTCATATAAAGGAGTAGGAAGTATATCTTAAAActctgaccctccccaccccctcacctagGACAAAAACCACTCAAACTACTATGTAATCTGACTTTTGGGAAATCTGAAAATTGCCAGCTAGTTTTCATACCACTTACTGGTTTCAGGGTTGTGAAATTCTGAGAGGTTTGAGAGAGAGTGGTAACTTTCTTCCTTATCCCTTCTGTTCTCTGCACCCTCTGAACTGACTGTCCTCATTGCCCATTCCAACTTCCTCACCTGTCTCTGATGCTCTGGTGGTGTGGAAAGGCTGCAGACCTGCAAAGTTCTGTCtgacatcaacaggcaaggcaaGGCATGGCCCATtcctcagccctctgccaggaagccctcagaccgtgggacttctgtatagcccacaaTAATTACCTGGAAGCCCACCACTTACTGGGCGTCTAGAACTCTCAGGTGGATCAGCTGAGCCAGGACTTCTCCTCTCAGCACAATTGGTCGCTACACCCAGAGGTGGTGCACAGGATTTTTCAAACGTGGGGCGCTCCCCAAGTAGACCTCTTCACAACCCGGCAGAACCACTGGTGTACCCGCTTCTGCTCCAGGGGAGGGTTGGGCATGGGTGCGATCTCCGACATCTTACTATCCTGGTCGGGCCAACTTTTCTATGCCTTTCCCCCGATTCCACTGATCGGCAAGGTATTCAAAAAGATAAAGACAGACAGGGCCTGGGTCCTCCTGGTTGCCCCAACATGGCCCAGGCAACATTGGTACAGGACGTTCACGAGCCTGGCAGTCACCACGTCATGGCTATTGCCATCGCGCCCAGACctgctcccccaggaccaagatagcctcctccccccaacctggCAGCACTCAACAATCACGGCATGGCTGCTCAATGGTTAGGCCGGGAGGAGAGAACTTGCTTGGAAGGGGTTCAGCGTGTCCTTCTGGGGAGCAGGAGGCCCTCCGCGCATCAGGCCTACCTGGCGAAATGGTCTCTGTTCTTCCGGTTGGCCACTGATCGGGGCGTCTTCCCTGTGGCTGCTCCAATCCAGCTTATACTAGGCTACCTCCTTCATCTTAGAGCCCAGGGCCTAGCACTCTCATCTGTCAAGGTGCACTTGGCAGCTCTATGGGCCTTCCACCTGCCAGTGCAGGGTCACATGATATTCTCTCATGTCCTGACTGGCTGATTCCTTAAAGGTTAGGATCGCCTCTTCCCATAAGTTAGGCCCCCAGTCCCGTagtgggacctgaacttggtgCTGGCCAGGTTAACTGGCCCTCCATTTGAACCGCTAGGTACATGCTCCTGGTCacacctctcgtggaaggtggccttcctagTGGCGATCACATCCACTAGACAAGTCTCGGACCCCCAGGCCCTGACCGCTGAATCCCCGTACACAGTGttccataaggataaggtccAGTTCCGACCACATGCTTCATTCCTCCCATCTACCATAtgggccaggacattttcctgcccAATTCCATGTGTCCCAAATTCCATGTGTCCAGTGAGGAGCACCGCCTCCCCATGCTGGATTTGAGACAGGCTCTGGCCTTTTACCTGGAATGTACAAAACCGTTCAGGAAGTCTTCGCGACTGTTCATCGCCTCAGCCAAACACATGAGAGGCCGGCCAATCTCCACTCAGCTGCTCTCCAACTGGATCCCCTTGTGTATCCGTCCTTGTTACGACCTGGCGGGAGTTCCCCCTGCCGCCGATTGTGAGGGCACACGCCTCGTCAGCTGCCTTTCTGGCCCATGTCCCTATTCAGGACATCTGTAGGGCTGCCACATGGTCATCAGTTCACACATTCATCTCGCATTATGCGATCgtctcccaaaccagggatgacgccGGGTTCGGCAGGGCTGTGCTCCTTCCGGAGtgtctgtgaactcctacccaccttccacggatatagcttggaatcacctattgtggactGCActtgagcaatcactcgaagaagaaaacaGTTAGCTTTTCCGttactggtgttcttcgagatgtgttgctcatgtccattccacatcccaccctccttccatgctgtcggagttgtctgtaaagaaggaactgagggttggGGGAGCGTGCAGTGCCCCTTATACTGCGCCATGGCAGccccactccaggggtcgctagGGCCGCTCCCCTACCGggactgctaagggaaaaacttctggcagcAATGCACACGGtgagcatgcacacctattgtggaatggacatgagcaacgtGAGCATCTCggagaacaccagttatggaaaaggtaactgtctttttctgCAAGTGAAGCAGATTTATAAGAGGGGGTTGTGCTGCTGTTAATGATAAagtggcatgtagagtacatatTGCATGACCCCTAGCGTAGATACAAAAAGCAGTGTAGCTGGTGAGGCATTGTGTAGGAAAGTAGGGTGCAGGCATGCCAGAATGTTAGATTATATACcctacataatgacaggtttcagagtaacagccgtgttagtctgcattcgcaaaaagaaaaggagtacttgtggcaccttagagactaaccaatttatttgagcatgagcatgagcacgaaagctcatgctcaaataaattggttagtctctaaggtgccacaagtactccttttctttttgcgtataccctacatggctctttTATGTGCCCAAGTAGTGCCTCCCAGGTCTGCATTGTTATTTTTAGCAGTCTAGTGCCTGCTTcaagagcctttccccaccataGGCCTCTGGTAGCAGCGAaaacctctggcagctccctggtGCTGCCAGAGTCCTTCTTTCCCCACACGAGAGCCTTTCACAGCCACGTATAGCTACacgttgcagtgtagatgcaacctgcttttcactgtggtatGTTGCTGTGAGTACCACACGCTctgctgcca
This genomic window from Eretmochelys imbricata isolate rEreImb1 chromosome 3, rEreImb1.hap1, whole genome shotgun sequence contains:
- the PTP4A1 gene encoding protein tyrosine phosphatase type IVA 1, with translation MARMNRPAPVEITYKNMRFLITHNPTNATLNKFIEELKKYGVTTVVRVCEATYDTAPVEKEGIQVLDWPFDDGAPPSNQIVDDWLNLLKVKFREEPGCCIAVHCVAGLGRAPVLVALALIECGMKYEDAVQFIRQKRRGAFNSKQLLYLEKYRPKMRLRFKDSNGHRNNCCIQ